A window of the Agrococcus jejuensis genome harbors these coding sequences:
- a CDS encoding VanZ family protein, with amino-acid sequence MRAGPDPAARGRLRRVVAWIVLALAIGIQLWGLYSPVAPDSGDFPGTDKLGHVGMFALVMASGVIAGIPGPVLASLLVVQAVASELVQGLLLRSRSGDVWDALADLAGIALGWAVAWHWAPARVRRREAAAS; translated from the coding sequence GTGCGCGCCGGCCCCGACCCTGCAGCGCGCGGCCGCCTCCGCCGCGTCGTCGCATGGATCGTGCTCGCGCTCGCGATCGGCATCCAGCTCTGGGGCCTCTACTCACCGGTGGCGCCCGACAGCGGCGACTTCCCCGGCACCGACAAGCTCGGCCACGTGGGGATGTTCGCGCTCGTCATGGCGTCTGGCGTCATCGCAGGCATCCCGGGCCCCGTGCTCGCGAGCCTGCTCGTGGTGCAGGCGGTCGCATCGGAGCTCGTGCAGGGGCTGCTGCTGCGCTCGCGCTCCGGCGACGTGTGGGACGCGCTCGCCGACCTCGCGGGCATCGCCCTGGGGTGGGCGGTCGCGTGGCACTGGGCGCCGGCGCGCGTGCGGCGCCGGGAGGCTGCCGCCTCCTGA
- a CDS encoding DIP1984 family protein, producing the protein MRLAAALSHRADLATRADALAQRAIRAAVTQEGTTPVDDPTALVAEHDAVLAELEQLVVRINLTNAATDVDGVPLTAALARRDTLRRRHRTLTSLADASTPFADRMRGAELRLLPTSDVASLRSAADDTAKALRELDLRIQEVNWSTELR; encoded by the coding sequence ATGCGCCTCGCAGCAGCCCTCAGCCACCGCGCCGACCTCGCGACGCGCGCCGACGCGCTCGCGCAGCGCGCCATCCGCGCCGCCGTCACGCAGGAGGGCACGACGCCCGTCGACGACCCGACCGCGCTCGTCGCCGAGCACGACGCCGTGCTCGCCGAGCTCGAGCAGCTCGTGGTGCGCATCAACCTGACGAACGCCGCGACCGACGTCGACGGCGTGCCGCTCACGGCCGCCCTCGCGCGCCGCGACACCCTGCGCCGACGGCACCGCACGCTCACGTCGCTCGCCGACGCATCCACGCCGTTCGCCGACCGCATGCGCGGCGCCGAGCTGCGGCTGCTGCCCACGAGCGACGTCGCGAGCCTGCGCAGCGCCGCCGACGACACGGCGAAGGCCCTGCGCGAGCTGGACCTGCGCATCCAGGAGGTGAACTGGTCGACGGAGCTGCGCTGA